The following are encoded together in the Candidatus Cloacimonadota bacterium genome:
- a CDS encoding T9SS type A sorting domain-containing protein, giving the protein MKKLTAVVILFMAGFCLLNALEAVNPSKNGADSSEIVVGTGNELLRVPIDLYFKSSLFETLYYPSEMQNLSGLITGMKFYSNLPGDLTNIPVRAWIGTTSLPDLASGWIPASQLCPVFDSMLDLPSGEQVVEITFDEPFLYLGDGNLVLMVHRPLGSAHSSSNQFRGQTQGSNRARKAYSDATHYDPENPPANSTLSGEFPKTAFIFEPIEAGLLRGTVHAADGFALANTLIEALDTDFSTLTNYEGIFNLPLPVGTYSIKATTAGYPPQTAEGIVINSGQTTYHSFVMSVENSDPAQTPQVLALNAGPNPFKSSVLISFELKQPQALSLDIFGLRGQKVRALASGVQNSGSHTFSWDGRDDQGKPLPSGIYFCRLQSVEGVQTLKLLMLK; this is encoded by the coding sequence ATGAAAAAACTGACAGCAGTTGTGATACTCTTTATGGCAGGCTTCTGCTTGCTGAATGCCTTGGAAGCTGTGAATCCTTCAAAAAATGGGGCGGACAGCTCTGAAATCGTGGTCGGTACCGGCAATGAACTGCTGCGGGTGCCCATCGACCTCTATTTTAAAAGTTCTCTTTTTGAGACCCTCTATTATCCTTCTGAAATGCAGAACCTTAGCGGTCTGATTACCGGGATGAAGTTTTACAGCAACCTGCCCGGCGATCTCACGAATATACCGGTGCGAGCCTGGATTGGAACCACGTCGTTACCGGATCTTGCCTCAGGCTGGATTCCAGCTTCGCAACTTTGCCCGGTTTTTGATTCCATGCTGGATCTGCCTTCCGGAGAGCAGGTGGTGGAAATCACATTCGATGAGCCATTTCTTTATTTGGGAGATGGAAACCTTGTTTTAATGGTGCATCGACCCCTGGGAAGCGCGCACTCTTCCTCAAACCAATTTCGCGGACAAACCCAGGGCAGCAACCGAGCCCGCAAAGCCTATAGCGATGCCACACACTACGATCCGGAAAACCCGCCCGCGAATTCCACCCTCAGCGGAGAATTCCCCAAAACAGCATTCATTTTTGAGCCGATTGAAGCTGGTTTATTGCGCGGAACGGTACACGCGGCAGATGGTTTTGCCCTCGCGAATACATTGATTGAAGCACTGGACACAGACTTTTCCACCCTCACAAATTATGAGGGAATTTTTAATCTGCCCCTTCCCGTGGGAACCTACTCCATCAAAGCAACCACGGCAGGCTATCCACCTCAAACCGCGGAAGGAATCGTAATCAACAGCGGTCAAACCACTTATCACAGCTTTGTGATGAGCGTGGAAAATAGCGACCCTGCCCAAACGCCTCAAGTTTTGGCGCTGAATGCCGGACCAAATCCTTTCAAATCTTCGGTTTTAATAAGTTTTGAGCTGAAGCAGCCCCAAGCTTTGAGTTTGGATATTTTTGGGCTCCGCGGCCAAAAAGTGCGTGCTCTCGCCAGCGGTGTGCAAAATTCAGGAAGCCACACTTTTTCCTGGGACGGTCGTGATGACCAAGGCAAACCCCTTCCCAGCGGCATCTATTTTTGCCGGCTGCAAAGTGTTGAAGGCGTGCAAACTCTGAAGCTGTTGATGCTGAAATAA
- a CDS encoding NADP-dependent malic enzyme has translation MDKLKSDLSNLQQYFAANYSPEKRAAAQTAFLKKLSELAHAHFQGKMQTLPKAGIWDFNWFNVWYTPGVSSVSTAIRDDQTRSFELSNRGNLVAVVSDSTRVLGDGDCGPAGGLGVMEGKAMLMKYLGGCDALALCVNNRDSQGKPDPQRLIEFVKMLEPSVGAVNLEDISQPNCYRVLDELRASCNIPVWHDDAQGTACVTLAGLLNALELVGKKMENIRTVLFGAGASNSTIASILLQSGLDPKNLVMFDSKGGLHSGRKDLATNPDKFKQWNLAQISNPKRFETMEEAMPGADVLISLSRPGPGTVKPEWIRLMAPRAIVFACANPVPEIYPHEAKAAGAYIVATGRGDFPNQINNSLGFPGILKGSLLARASRITDGMAIRAAHSLAGFARQRGIDPENIIPRMDETGVFAQEAADVAMQAIKEGVARQELTRDEVFAQAEADIQAARSICHKMMDDGSIAPPPAELIQKALEFTRAQNPD, from the coding sequence ATGGACAAATTGAAAAGCGATCTTTCCAATCTGCAGCAGTATTTTGCGGCTAATTATTCCCCGGAAAAAAGAGCGGCAGCTCAAACTGCCTTCTTGAAAAAGCTTTCCGAGCTGGCTCACGCGCATTTCCAAGGAAAAATGCAGACCCTGCCCAAGGCTGGAATTTGGGATTTTAACTGGTTCAATGTGTGGTACACACCTGGGGTTTCATCTGTCTCGACCGCCATTCGCGACGATCAGACCCGTTCTTTCGAACTGAGCAATCGCGGTAATCTGGTGGCTGTTGTCAGCGACAGCACCAGGGTTTTGGGTGATGGAGATTGCGGCCCTGCCGGCGGATTGGGCGTGATGGAGGGTAAGGCCATGCTGATGAAATATTTGGGTGGTTGCGACGCCCTCGCGCTCTGCGTGAACAACCGTGATTCTCAAGGCAAGCCGGATCCCCAACGCCTGATCGAATTTGTGAAAATGCTGGAGCCCAGCGTGGGTGCGGTTAATCTGGAAGATATTTCTCAACCAAATTGTTACCGCGTTTTGGATGAACTGCGTGCGAGCTGCAACATTCCCGTTTGGCACGATGACGCCCAGGGCACAGCCTGCGTGACTTTGGCGGGACTTTTAAACGCTTTGGAACTGGTCGGCAAAAAAATGGAAAACATTCGCACCGTGCTTTTCGGCGCTGGCGCTTCGAACTCCACCATTGCCTCCATCCTGCTGCAATCCGGGTTGGACCCCAAAAATCTGGTGATGTTCGACAGCAAGGGTGGCCTGCATTCCGGTCGAAAGGACCTGGCAACAAACCCCGATAAATTCAAACAGTGGAATCTGGCTCAAATCAGCAATCCCAAACGCTTTGAAACCATGGAAGAAGCCATGCCCGGAGCCGATGTGCTGATTTCGCTGTCCCGCCCTGGACCTGGAACTGTGAAGCCGGAATGGATTCGCTTGATGGCGCCCCGAGCCATCGTTTTTGCCTGCGCCAATCCTGTTCCTGAAATATATCCACACGAGGCAAAAGCCGCCGGCGCATATATTGTTGCCACGGGCAGAGGGGATTTTCCAAATCAGATAAATAATTCCCTGGGTTTCCCGGGCATTTTGAAAGGCAGTCTGCTTGCCCGGGCAAGCCGGATTACAGATGGGATGGCCATCCGCGCGGCTCATTCTCTTGCGGGTTTTGCCCGCCAGCGCGGTATCGACCCGGAAAACATCATTCCCCGCATGGATGAAACCGGTGTTTTTGCTCAGGAAGCAGCGGACGTGGCAATGCAGGCCATCAAGGAAGGTGTTGCACGGCAGGAACTTACGCGGGACGAAGTTTTTGCACAAGCGGAAGCCGATATCCAGGCAGCCCGAAGTATTTGCCACAAAATGATGGATGACGGAAGCATAGCCCCGCCACCCGCAGAACTGATCCAAAAAGCTTTGGAATTCACACGCGCCCAAAACCCGGATTAA